The following are from one region of the Nostoc cf. commune SO-36 genome:
- a CDS encoding Rne/Rng family ribonuclease, translating to MPKQIIIAEQHQIAAVFSEDQIQELVVATGHHQIGDIYLGVVENVLPGIDAAFVNIGDPERNGFIHVTDLGPLKLKRTAAAITELLAPQQKVLVQVMKEPTGTKGPRLTGNITLPGRYVVLMPYGRGVNLSRRIKSESERNRLRALAILVKPAGMGLLVRTEAEGKPEEAIMEDLELLQKQWEAIQQEAHSTRAPALLNRDDDFIQRVLRDMYGADVNRIVVDSSTGLKRVKQYLQNWSGGQTPQGLLIDHHRDRSPILEYFRITAAIREALKPRVDLPSGGYIIIEPTEALTVIDVNSGSFTRSATARETVLWTNCEAATEIARQLRLRNIAGVIVVDFIDMESRRDQLQVLEHFNKALKADKARPQIAQLTELGLVELTRKRQGQNIYELFGETCPTCGGLGHTVRLPGEIENRLPIPADTPERERFVSLPHREPRQPSARTPEPRETYDGFGEAFDGDPELSNLNLINHPSYQELNDNKRRTRTRRSKIGINGLNGKDEARVIAHPLPFVNEPDLDLDIEPELGIAPEFPSPTLGKPGWSERVERTKVIKAEPIKPVVEPPEIRTVEMSLQEQDIFALMGISPLVKLEQEVKNTKSVIINVIQPGQLPTTPTESTSESTIAQKATPEITTVAQKATPEIITIAQKATPEITTSKIPTPKVIEPEQKSLIEEPSEPLELTANLSERLSAKTSAASEVADESEANSSATASRRRRRRSSAIEDN from the coding sequence ATGCCAAAACAAATTATCATCGCGGAGCAGCACCAAATTGCTGCGGTTTTTTCTGAAGATCAAATACAAGAACTCGTTGTTGCTACCGGTCATCACCAAATAGGTGATATCTACTTAGGAGTAGTAGAAAACGTATTGCCTGGGATAGATGCAGCTTTTGTCAATATTGGCGACCCAGAGCGCAACGGTTTTATTCACGTCACTGACTTGGGGCCATTGAAGCTCAAGCGTACCGCAGCGGCAATTACAGAATTATTAGCACCACAGCAGAAAGTTTTGGTGCAAGTAATGAAAGAGCCAACTGGGACAAAAGGGCCCAGGCTCACGGGTAATATTACCTTACCCGGACGCTACGTAGTACTGATGCCTTATGGTAGAGGTGTAAATTTATCCCGACGGATTAAAAGTGAAAGTGAGCGCAACCGTTTGCGGGCACTAGCGATTTTGGTCAAACCGGCGGGAATGGGTTTGCTCGTGCGTACAGAAGCCGAAGGCAAACCCGAAGAAGCAATTATGGAAGATTTGGAGTTGCTACAAAAGCAATGGGAGGCGATCCAGCAGGAAGCGCATTCCACCCGTGCCCCAGCACTGCTTAACCGAGACGATGACTTTATCCAGCGCGTATTGCGGGATATGTACGGCGCGGATGTCAATCGGATTGTCGTAGATTCCAGTACCGGTTTGAAGCGCGTCAAACAGTACTTGCAAAATTGGAGTGGCGGTCAAACACCGCAGGGATTGTTGATTGACCATCACCGCGATCGCTCCCCAATTTTAGAATACTTCCGCATCACTGCCGCCATTCGAGAAGCTCTGAAACCAAGGGTAGACCTACCTTCTGGCGGTTACATTATTATCGAGCCGACAGAGGCATTAACCGTAATTGATGTTAACTCAGGTTCCTTCACGCGATCAGCAACAGCTAGAGAAACAGTTTTGTGGACAAACTGCGAAGCTGCAACAGAAATTGCTCGTCAGTTGCGTCTACGGAATATTGCCGGAGTGATCGTTGTTGATTTTATTGATATGGAATCGCGGCGTGACCAACTACAAGTTCTCGAACATTTTAATAAAGCACTCAAAGCAGACAAAGCTCGTCCTCAGATTGCCCAACTCACCGAACTAGGTTTAGTAGAATTGACCCGCAAACGTCAGGGTCAAAATATTTACGAATTGTTTGGTGAAACTTGTCCTACCTGTGGCGGTTTAGGACATACCGTGCGTCTCCCCGGAGAAATCGAAAACCGATTGCCAATACCGGCAGACACACCAGAACGTGAGCGTTTTGTATCTCTACCTCACCGAGAACCACGTCAGCCATCTGCCCGCACCCCGGAACCACGAGAAACCTATGATGGGTTTGGGGAAGCATTTGACGGCGACCCGGAATTGAGTAATCTAAATCTAATCAATCATCCTAGTTATCAAGAACTGAATGATAACAAGCGTCGTACCCGTACTCGCCGCAGTAAAATCGGCATCAACGGGTTAAACGGGAAAGATGAAGCTCGCGTTATTGCCCATCCCCTACCTTTTGTCAATGAGCCAGACTTAGACCTTGATATTGAACCAGAATTAGGAATTGCACCAGAGTTCCCCTCGCCCACCCTTGGTAAACCAGGTTGGAGTGAAAGAGTAGAGCGCACTAAAGTTATCAAAGCAGAACCAATTAAGCCAGTGGTAGAACCACCGGAGATTAGAACTGTAGAAATGAGCCTCCAAGAACAGGATATATTTGCCTTAATGGGAATATCTCCCTTGGTGAAGTTGGAGCAAGAGGTTAAAAATACCAAGTCTGTGATTATTAATGTGATTCAGCCTGGTCAACTGCCAACGACCCCAACTGAATCAACCTCAGAATCAACTATTGCCCAAAAAGCAACACCGGAAATAACCACTGTTGCTCAAAAAGCGACACCGGAAATAATCACTATTGCCCAAAAAGCAACACCTGAAATAACCACAAGCAAAATACCGACACCAAAAGTTATTGAGCCAGAACAAAAATCTTTGATAGAAGAGCCATCTGAACCATTGGAGTTGACTGCGAATCTTTCGGAACGTTTGTCTGCGAAAACCTCTGCCGCCAGCGAGGTCGCAGATGAAAGTGAAGCTAATAGTAGTGCCACTGCTAGCCGTCGCCGCCGCCGTCGTTCTTCCGCAATTGAAGATAATTAA
- the pheA gene encoding prephenate dehydratase: MTLSIAHLGPPGTYAEQAAVFYVNWLTKSTGVEARLYPYPTISQSLHAVADGQAHLAVVPVENSIEGSVTMTLDTLWQLDSLQIQLALVLPIVHTLISCASSLDKIKTVYSHPQALAQCQGWLHQFLSSVQIIPSNSTTEALQRLEQETTTAAIASSRAAQLYNLPILASGINDYPENCTRFWVVSQVEADAGYQTSKEPTSHTSLAFSMPANTPGALLKPLQIFAQRGINLSRIESRPTKRSLGEYLFFMDLEADVNEAQMQSALAELTIHTEILKILGAYNVLPISAVT; the protein is encoded by the coding sequence ATGACCTTATCGATCGCACATTTAGGGCCTCCCGGCACTTATGCAGAACAAGCAGCTGTTTTTTATGTCAACTGGCTAACTAAAAGTACGGGAGTTGAGGCTAGGTTATATCCCTATCCCACCATCTCTCAGTCACTGCACGCCGTTGCTGATGGTCAAGCCCACTTGGCTGTTGTGCCAGTAGAAAATTCTATTGAAGGGAGTGTGACTATGACATTAGATACACTGTGGCAGTTGGACAGTTTGCAAATTCAGTTAGCCTTAGTATTACCTATTGTCCATACGTTAATTTCTTGTGCGTCTAGCTTAGATAAAATCAAAACTGTTTACTCTCATCCGCAAGCTTTGGCACAATGTCAGGGATGGTTACACCAGTTTCTCTCATCTGTACAGATTATTCCCAGCAATTCTACAACCGAAGCACTACAGCGATTGGAGCAAGAGACAACAACAGCAGCGATCGCTTCTAGTAGAGCAGCTCAACTTTACAACCTGCCGATCCTTGCTAGTGGCATCAACGACTATCCAGAAAACTGTACTCGTTTTTGGGTAGTAAGTCAGGTTGAAGCGGACGCTGGATACCAAACATCAAAAGAGCCTACGAGTCATACATCGCTAGCTTTTAGTATGCCTGCAAACACACCCGGAGCATTACTCAAACCTTTGCAAATATTTGCTCAACGAGGAATTAACCTCAGCCGGATTGAATCTCGTCCAACGAAGCGATCGCTAGGCGAATACTTATTTTTTATGGATTTAGAAGCGGATGTCAACGAAGCACAAATGCAATCTGCTTTAGCAGAATTAACTATCCACACAGAGATTTTAAAAATTCTTGGCGCTTACAATGTTTTGCCGATCAGCGCTGTTACTTGA
- a CDS encoding LON peptidase substrate-binding domain-containing protein, translating into MTSSSKIAVRELPLFPLPEVVLFPTRPLPLHIFEFRYRIMMNTILESDRRFGVLMFDPVKGTIANTGCCAEIIHHQRLPDDRIKMMTLGQQRFRVLEYVREKPYRVGLVEWIEDQPPTKDLRPLSTEVEQLLRDVVRLSAKLTEQNIELPEDLPDLPTELSYWVASNLYGVAAEQQLLLEMQDTVTRLEREAEILTSTRNHLAARAVLKDTFSEK; encoded by the coding sequence ATGACATCATCTTCTAAAATTGCAGTTCGTGAACTACCTCTGTTCCCGTTACCCGAAGTAGTTCTGTTTCCTACCAGACCGTTGCCTCTACACATCTTTGAATTTCGCTACCGAATCATGATGAACACGATTTTGGAGAGCGATCGCAGGTTCGGTGTTTTGATGTTCGATCCAGTCAAAGGTACAATCGCAAACACTGGTTGCTGTGCCGAAATTATTCATCACCAACGGCTGCCAGATGATCGGATCAAGATGATGACTTTAGGGCAGCAAAGATTTCGTGTATTAGAATATGTTCGTGAAAAGCCATACCGCGTTGGTTTAGTAGAGTGGATAGAAGACCAACCACCGACTAAAGATTTGCGACCTTTATCAACTGAAGTAGAACAACTACTGCGAGATGTTGTGCGTCTATCAGCCAAATTAACCGAACAAAATATCGAATTACCAGAAGATTTGCCTGATCTACCTACAGAGTTATCTTATTGGGTAGCCAGTAACCTTTATGGTGTCGCCGCAGAGCAGCAATTATTGTTAGAAATGCAAGATACTGTAACTCGTCTAGAGCGGGAAGCAGAAATTTTAACCTCTACTCGGAATCACTTGGCAGCTCGCGCTGTTCTCAAAGACACATTTAGTGAAAAGTGA
- a CDS encoding VOC family protein produces MKFSYTILYVKDVVQSVAFYEKAFGLKQQFIHESKQYAEMETDGTTLAFASNELAKSNLPQGFQENSLSNLPAGIEIGFVTDDITAAVSRAIEVGAVIVVDAKVKPWGQTVAYVRDLDGILVEIASQM; encoded by the coding sequence ATGAAGTTCTCTTACACAATTCTCTATGTGAAGGATGTTGTTCAATCGGTCGCTTTTTATGAAAAGGCGTTTGGTCTGAAACAGCAGTTTATTCACGAGAGCAAACAATACGCCGAGATGGAAACGGATGGAACAACTCTCGCTTTCGCCTCAAATGAACTTGCAAAATCTAACCTTCCCCAAGGATTCCAAGAAAACAGTCTCTCAAATCTACCTGCTGGTATTGAGATTGGTTTTGTAACAGACGATATAACAGCAGCTGTATCGCGTGCGATAGAAGTTGGTGCTGTGATTGTTGTAGATGCCAAAGTTAAGCCTTGGGGACAAACAGTGGCTTATGTCCGTGATTTGGATGGAATTCTTGTTGAAATTGCTAGCCAAATGTAA
- the clpS gene encoding ATP-dependent Clp protease adapter ClpS — MSVETIQKPSTTRKLAPRYRVLLHNDDYNSMEHVVQSLIATVPSLTQPQAVSIMMEAHTNGLALVITCALEHAEFYCETLKSHGLSSTIEPDE; from the coding sequence GTGTCAGTTGAAACTATTCAAAAGCCTTCCACAACCCGCAAGCTCGCGCCTCGGTATCGCGTTTTGCTCCATAACGACGACTACAACTCGATGGAGCATGTTGTGCAGTCACTAATAGCCACTGTACCAAGCCTTACCCAACCCCAAGCTGTGAGCATCATGATGGAAGCCCATACTAACGGGCTAGCTTTAGTCATTACTTGCGCCCTAGAACACGCTGAGTTTTATTGCGAAACATTGAAAAGTCACGGTTTAAGTAGCACGATTGAACCTGATGAATAG
- a CDS encoding STAS domain-containing protein — MQAVLNYPKIAVIRPQGSLNAANALEFERDMTTVLAQNGVSILVVDLAAVESLDSAGLMALLSTHKLALTLGRSFQICAIAPSIRIIFELTQLDRVFEILDSEAELTQT; from the coding sequence ATGCAAGCAGTGCTTAACTATCCCAAGATTGCAGTTATTCGCCCCCAAGGGTCTTTGAATGCTGCAAACGCCTTGGAATTTGAACGAGATATGACTACAGTGTTGGCACAAAATGGTGTTTCCATCTTGGTAGTAGACCTAGCAGCAGTAGAATCCTTAGACAGCGCGGGGTTGATGGCATTGTTATCTACACACAAGCTGGCTCTTACTTTAGGACGGAGTTTCCAAATTTGTGCTATTGCTCCATCAATAAGAATTATTTTTGAACTGACGCAACTCGATCGGGTATTTGAAATATTAGATAGTGAGGCTGAGTTGACCCAAACATAA
- a CDS encoding DUF1997 domain-containing protein, whose product MATKFTASQSVEIAVPEQPIAIQHYLRQPQRLVKALADNSRIEQLSEEVFRLKMRPLTFMSLSIQPTVDMRVWAESNGIIYLRSLGCEILGFEYINQRFALNLKGHLSPKELSTGTRLQGRADLEVLVDLPPPFSFTPKPILEATGNTLLKSVLLSVKQRLLNQLLADYRYWVISQTKDRGLDGNGTELPILNAE is encoded by the coding sequence ATGGCTACCAAGTTTACTGCCTCCCAATCAGTGGAAATCGCTGTTCCAGAGCAGCCTATTGCCATTCAGCACTACTTGCGTCAGCCTCAACGTCTAGTTAAGGCTTTGGCTGATAACAGTAGAATTGAGCAGCTTTCTGAGGAAGTATTTCGCTTGAAAATGCGTCCGTTAACTTTTATGTCATTGAGTATTCAACCTACTGTAGACATGAGAGTTTGGGCAGAATCAAATGGAATAATTTATTTGCGATCGCTAGGCTGTGAAATCCTGGGTTTCGAGTATATTAACCAGCGCTTTGCTCTTAATTTAAAAGGGCATCTATCTCCCAAAGAGTTAAGCACTGGCACTCGCCTGCAAGGAAGGGCTGATTTAGAAGTGCTGGTGGATTTGCCACCGCCATTTTCCTTCACTCCTAAGCCAATTTTAGAAGCTACTGGCAATACTTTGCTCAAAAGCGTACTGTTATCAGTCAAGCAACGGTTATTAAATCAACTTTTGGCGGATTATCGCTACTGGGTGATATCACAAACTAAAGATAGAGGACTGGACGGTAACGGTACTGAATTGCCAATCCTGAATGCCGAGTAA
- a CDS encoding TIGR03960 family B12-binding radical SAM protein, producing MVVAVEKLITSDISKPARYLGNELLAVHKPWDTTAIHWVLTYPEVYEVGASNLGHIILYNILNAQPRQLCDRAYLPGQDLATKLRETNTPLFAVESKRSLIEFDILGFSLSYELGATNILEMLDLAGIPLTWRERQEAGGEFTNLQSQFPLIFAGGQTATSNPEPYADFFDFFALGDGEELLPEIALVLEEGKQAGLSREHLLLDLAQIPGVYVPQFYDMAEDGSVHPHRPDVPKRILRRVATPIPAYSIGLVPYVETVHDRLTIEIRRGCTRGCRFCQPGMLTRPARDVEPDKVVEAIEQGMRATGYNEFSLLSLSCSDYLSLPAVGMEIKNRLKNENISLTLPSQRVDRFDENIANILGGTRQGGLTFAPEAGTQRMRDIVNKGLTNEELLRGVKTAWEQGWDKIKLYFMIGLPGETDGDVLGIAETVSWLQRECRGKGRKPLNFNLTISNFTPKPHTPFQWHSVSTAEFKRKQNLLRQEFRRIKAVKVNFTDVRISAMEDFVGRGDRNLSKVVRRAWELGAGMDSWYENLDQAFNAWGSAIAQADLDWKYRQVENGEWNLFHAEAQKRSEDGENTQLLTPIQTGLIASLPNRDGINRISPHSLDIPLPWDHIDTGIDKKWLQEDLQRALEAAIVPDCSFEGCSHCGVCGTDFGHNIVIESPVIPKFAGEFIPNTTKAQRLRVWFGKQGNMALISHLDLIRLFDRIVRRAGLPIAFTGGFHPMPRISLATALALGATSSGEIADFELTVPVEVDTFREQLAREMPTDIPIYNVEQIDLKASAATQLLESAEYLITVAALEETTSIQWQDWIDTIKAKEELWYEQTTKSGKSQLINLRDRLFELELVETHNSKTEFMSSVIRYLGSYRQDGLLLRPEQILFMLKTVASVEFQLLHIHRNRLILAV from the coding sequence GTGGTTGTTGCAGTTGAAAAATTAATAACGTCAGATATTTCAAAACCAGCCCGTTACCTAGGTAACGAGCTATTAGCAGTACACAAACCTTGGGATACGACAGCAATACATTGGGTTTTAACCTACCCAGAAGTGTATGAAGTCGGTGCATCTAATTTAGGGCACATCATCCTTTATAACATCTTGAATGCCCAACCGCGTCAATTGTGCGATCGCGCCTACCTCCCAGGGCAAGACCTGGCAACCAAACTACGCGAAACTAATACGCCGTTGTTTGCGGTAGAGTCAAAGCGATCGCTGATAGAATTCGACATTTTAGGCTTTAGCCTCAGTTATGAACTGGGTGCAACTAATATCCTTGAAATGTTGGATTTGGCTGGAATTCCCTTGACGTGGCGAGAACGCCAAGAAGCAGGGGGAGAATTTACTAATCTCCAGTCCCAGTTTCCGTTGATTTTTGCTGGTGGGCAAACAGCAACATCCAATCCTGAGCCTTATGCCGACTTCTTTGACTTTTTCGCCCTTGGAGATGGAGAAGAACTGCTGCCAGAAATTGCTTTGGTGTTGGAAGAAGGCAAACAAGCAGGATTGAGCCGGGAACATCTATTACTGGATTTGGCACAGATACCAGGTGTATATGTGCCTCAGTTTTATGACATGGCAGAGGATGGCTCAGTTCATCCTCATCGCCCAGACGTGCCAAAACGAATTTTGCGACGGGTTGCAACTCCCATACCAGCATATTCTATTGGGTTAGTTCCCTACGTAGAAACAGTGCATGACCGCTTGACCATAGAGATTCGGCGTGGTTGTACTCGTGGCTGTCGCTTTTGTCAACCAGGAATGCTGACTCGACCAGCACGGGATGTAGAACCCGATAAGGTTGTAGAAGCAATTGAACAAGGTATGCGGGCAACTGGTTACAATGAGTTTTCCCTACTATCTCTGAGTTGTTCTGATTATTTATCCCTGCCAGCAGTAGGGATGGAAATCAAAAATCGCTTAAAAAATGAAAACATTTCTTTGACTCTACCAAGCCAACGGGTAGACAGATTTGATGAAAATATTGCCAACATCCTGGGAGGTACGCGCCAAGGTGGACTGACTTTTGCTCCAGAAGCTGGTACTCAGCGAATGCGAGACATCGTAAATAAGGGTTTGACAAATGAAGAATTGTTGCGGGGAGTAAAAACCGCTTGGGAGCAAGGCTGGGATAAAATAAAGTTGTATTTTATGATTGGCTTGCCGGGTGAGACGGATGGTGATGTTTTGGGCATTGCGGAAACAGTCAGCTGGCTACAGCGAGAATGTCGAGGCAAAGGCAGAAAACCCCTAAACTTTAACCTGACAATTTCTAACTTTACGCCCAAGCCACATACACCATTCCAGTGGCACTCAGTTTCTACGGCTGAATTTAAGCGAAAACAAAACTTACTACGGCAAGAATTCCGCCGGATAAAGGCAGTGAAGGTAAATTTTACCGATGTCCGCATTTCGGCAATGGAAGACTTTGTAGGACGAGGCGATCGCAATTTAAGCAAAGTAGTGCGCCGTGCCTGGGAATTGGGTGCTGGCATGGATTCCTGGTATGAAAATTTAGATCAAGCTTTTAATGCTTGGGGATCTGCGATCGCCCAAGCTGATTTAGATTGGAAATACCGCCAAGTAGAAAATGGCGAATGGAATTTGTTTCACGCAGAAGCGCAGAAGAGATCGGAAGATGGGGAAAATACTCAACTCCTAACTCCTATACAGACGGGATTAATCGCATCTCTCCCCAATAGAGACGGGATTAATCGCATCTCTCCCCACTCCCTTGATATTCCCTTACCTTGGGATCATATTGATACCGGGATTGATAAAAAGTGGCTCCAAGAAGACTTACAACGCGCCTTAGAAGCAGCAATTGTACCCGACTGCTCTTTTGAAGGTTGTTCTCATTGTGGTGTCTGTGGCACTGACTTTGGGCATAACATCGTGATTGAATCACCTGTGATCCCAAAATTCGCTGGCGAGTTTATCCCCAATACAACTAAAGCCCAAAGGCTGCGAGTTTGGTTCGGAAAACAGGGTAATATGGCTTTGATCAGCCACTTGGATTTAATCCGTCTGTTTGACAGAATTGTGCGGCGAGCAGGCTTACCAATCGCTTTCACAGGTGGGTTTCATCCAATGCCGCGGATTTCTTTAGCAACTGCTTTGGCTCTAGGGGCTACTAGCAGCGGTGAAATTGCAGATTTTGAGTTGACAGTGCCAGTGGAGGTTGATACTTTCCGAGAACAGTTGGCTCGTGAAATGCCCACAGACATACCTATATATAATGTGGAGCAGATAGATTTAAAAGCTAGTGCCGCTACCCAACTGCTCGAGTCCGCAGAGTATTTGATTACTGTAGCAGCACTTGAAGAAACAACATCCATACAATGGCAAGACTGGATTGATACAATCAAAGCAAAAGAGGAACTTTGGTACGAGCAAACAACTAAGTCAGGTAAGAGCCAATTAATAAATCTGCGCGATCGCTTGTTTGAACTAGAATTAGTAGAAACTCACAATAGCAAAACAGAATTTATGTCATCCGTGATCCGTTATCTAGGTAGCTATCGCCAGGACGGTTTGCTATTGCGTCCCGAACAAATCCTGTTTATGCTAAAGACAGTGGCTAGTGTAGAATTTCAACTCCTGCATATCCACCGCAATCGGCTAATTTTAGCGGTATAA
- the rpsJ gene encoding 30S ribosomal protein S10 yields the protein MATLQQQKIRIRLQAFDRRLLDTSCEKIVDTANRTNATAVGPIPLPTKRRIYCVLRSPHVDKDSREHFETRTHRRIIDIYQPSSKTIDALMKLDLPSGVDIEVKL from the coding sequence ATGGCAACTCTACAGCAGCAGAAAATTAGAATTCGCTTACAAGCTTTTGACCGACGCTTATTAGACACATCTTGCGAGAAGATTGTAGATACAGCTAACCGCACCAATGCTACAGCCGTAGGCCCAATTCCTTTACCAACAAAACGCCGGATCTATTGTGTGCTGCGATCGCCTCACGTAGATAAAGATTCACGGGAACACTTTGAAACCCGTACTCATCGCCGGATCATTGATATTTACCAGCCCTCTTCTAAGACTATTGATGCCCTGATGAAATTGGATCTACCATCAGGTGTAGATATTGAAGTCAAACTTTAA
- a CDS encoding ribonuclease HII: MVETSPAPLEKSSWLEFSTFSGIPGLVAGIDEVGRGALFGPVVAAAVILPSHALPILIAAKIKDSKKLSSPRRTQLAQQICELAIDWKIGFASTAEIDKINILQATLLAMKRAVLKLKVQPAICLVDGNQSIKDLLLPQQTIVKGDERSLAIASASIVAKVWRDELVMRLALKYPMYNLECNKGYGSQRHLLALQQYGPSPLHRQSFRPCQIKVLNAE; encoded by the coding sequence ATGGTAGAAACGTCGCCAGCACCCTTGGAAAAATCCAGTTGGCTGGAGTTTTCTACCTTCTCAGGAATTCCAGGGTTGGTTGCAGGTATAGATGAAGTAGGGCGGGGTGCCCTATTTGGCCCTGTAGTGGCAGCAGCAGTGATATTACCAAGTCATGCTTTACCAATACTGATAGCAGCCAAAATTAAAGACAGTAAAAAGTTGTCTAGTCCTCGGAGAACTCAGCTAGCGCAGCAAATTTGTGAGCTAGCTATAGACTGGAAAATTGGGTTTGCTTCAACTGCCGAAATTGACAAGATAAATATTTTGCAAGCAACGCTGTTAGCAATGAAGCGGGCTGTGCTGAAGTTAAAGGTACAGCCTGCAATTTGCTTGGTTGACGGCAATCAGTCAATCAAAGACTTGCTATTGCCGCAACAAACAATAGTCAAAGGGGATGAGCGATCGCTCGCTATTGCCTCTGCTAGTATTGTTGCTAAGGTTTGGCGTGATGAGCTGGTAATGCGTTTAGCATTAAAATACCCTATGTACAACCTAGAGTGTAACAAGGGTTATGGTAGCCAGCGACATTTGCTGGCTTTGCAACAATACGGGCCTTCGCCCCTACATCGTCAGTCTTTTCGTCCTTGCCAAATCAAAGTACTAAACGCTGAGTGA
- the tuf gene encoding elongation factor Tu, whose amino-acid sequence MARAKFERNKPHINIGTVGHVDHGKTTLTAAITMTLAAMGQAVAKGYADIDAAPEEKARGITINTAHVEYETANRHYAHVDCPGHADYVKNMITGAAQMDGAILVVSAADGPMPQTREHILLARQVGVPALVVFMNKEDLMDDPELLELVELELRELLSSYDFPGDDIPIIKGSGLQALEAMTKNPKTQRGENPWVDKIYELMDAVDSYIPTPERDVDKPFLMAVEDVFSITGRGTVATGRIERGVVKVGDNVELVGIRDTRATTVTGIEMFKKSLEQGMAGDNAGVLLRGIQKADIERGMVIAKPGSIKPHNEFEGEVYVLTEKEGGRKTPFFAGYRPQFYVRTTDVTGTIKAYTSDDGKEVEMVMPGDRIKMTVELINAIAIEQGMRFAIREGGRTIGAGVVSKIIK is encoded by the coding sequence ATGGCACGCGCAAAGTTTGAAAGGAATAAACCCCACATTAATATCGGTACAGTTGGCCACGTTGACCACGGTAAAACTACCTTGACAGCAGCCATCACTATGACCTTGGCAGCTATGGGTCAAGCTGTAGCTAAAGGCTACGCCGACATCGACGCTGCGCCGGAAGAGAAGGCCCGCGGCATCACGATCAACACCGCGCACGTGGAATATGAGACGGCCAACCGTCACTACGCCCACGTCGACTGCCCCGGCCACGCCGACTATGTGAAGAACATGATCACCGGCGCCGCGCAGATGGACGGCGCGATCCTGGTGGTGTCGGCCGCTGACGGCCCGATGCCGCAGACCCGCGAGCACATCCTGCTGGCCCGTCAGGTCGGCGTGCCGGCCCTGGTGGTCTTCATGAACAAAGAAGATTTGATGGATGACCCAGAACTCTTGGAACTAGTAGAACTAGAACTTAGAGAACTGCTTTCTAGCTATGATTTCCCTGGCGATGATATCCCTATTATCAAAGGCTCTGGTCTGCAAGCTCTGGAAGCAATGACCAAGAATCCCAAGACCCAACGCGGTGAAAATCCTTGGGTAGACAAAATCTATGAACTGATGGATGCTGTAGATTCTTACATCCCCACTCCTGAGCGGGATGTTGATAAACCCTTCCTGATGGCTGTAGAAGACGTGTTCTCAATCACGGGTCGTGGTACTGTGGCCACGGGTCGGATTGAACGCGGTGTAGTCAAAGTTGGCGATAACGTTGAACTAGTGGGTATCAGAGATACTCGTGCTACTACCGTAACTGGGATTGAAATGTTCAAGAAGAGTCTTGAGCAAGGTATGGCTGGGGATAACGCTGGCGTACTACTTCGGGGTATCCAGAAGGCTGATATTGAACGGGGTATGGTAATTGCCAAACCTGGTTCGATTAAACCTCACAATGAATTTGAAGGTGAGGTTTATGTCTTAACAGAAAAAGAAGGTGGTCGTAAGACTCCATTTTTCGCTGGCTACCGTCCCCAGTTCTATGTGCGGACAACTGATGTAACTGGTACTATCAAAGCCTACACCTCCGATGATGGCAAAGAAGTAGAAATGGTGATGCCAGGCGATCGCATCAAGATGACAGTAGAATTGATCAACGCGATCGCTATTGAACAAGGAATGCGCTTCGCTATCCGCGAAGGTGGACGTACCATCGGTGCTGGTGTCGTCTCCAAAATTATCAAGTAG